From the genome of Papaver somniferum cultivar HN1 chromosome 2, ASM357369v1, whole genome shotgun sequence, one region includes:
- the LOC113353558 gene encoding uncharacterized protein LOC113353558 has product MRERRSSMTENEKHQFLEKSRSSMKERKSLVTGKDKQLILEQLRRAYKIRRIRVGEGTNNEHTAGPSSERNDVPVMNLSRSPRLIEQGQAQRQHVQGSDIPLPCRSPKIVEQVNQSREDHATEAFRKRKGKEVSETKPCK; this is encoded by the exons atgagagaaagaagaagttcTATGACTGAAAATGAAAAGCATCAGTTCCTTGAAAAATCCCGTTCGtcaatgaaagaaagaaaaagtttaGTGACTGGAAAAGACAAACAGCTGATCCTTGAACAACTTCGAAGGGCTTATAAAATACGAAGAATAAGAGTGGGTGAGGGAACTAACAATGAGCACACAGCCGGTCCAAGTAGTG AGCGCAATGATGTTCCTGTTATGAACCTCAGTAGAAGCCCAAGATTGATAGAGCAGGGACAGGCTCAACGTCAGCATGTTCAGGGTTCAGACATACCTCTTCCCTGTCGAAGTCCTAAGATTGTCGAGCAAGTAAATCAGAGTCGAGAGGATCACGCCACAGAGgcatttcgaaagagaaaaggcAAGGAAGTTTCAG AAACAAAGCCGTGCAAATAG
- the LOC113353559 gene encoding acid phosphatase 1-like gives MERLSLFLLAAAIFAATYCHASSVEKRGISKTIHLLRPKSGSGGELLQGISCNSWRLAVETNNFRNWKTVPMECGDYVGHYLLGQYYRQDSRFVTLEAAKYGESVNRTGDGKDIWVFDIDETTLSNVPYYAKHGFGVQPYNDTAFNAWVDTGKAPALPESLTLYNRILSLGFKVVFLTGRAEMRREITRKNLRAAGYKNWEKLLLRQPLDAHKSAVVFKSQQRAKLVQQGYRIQGNIGDQWSDILGTDIGSRTFKLPDPVYYIS, from the exons ATGGAAAGgctctctctttttcttcttgcTGCTGCCATATTTGCTGCAACATATTGCCATGCTTCTTCTGTTGAAAAGAGAGGGATCTCCAAAACAATACACCTTCTTCGCCCAAAATCAGGCTCCGGTGGGGAACTTCTCCAAGGTATTTCTTGCAATAGTTGGCGTCTCGCTGTTGAAACCAATAACTTCCGTAACTGGAAAACTGTTCCAATGGAATGTGGGGATTATGTTGGCCATTACTTGTTAGGCCAGTACTACCGCCAAGATTCAAGATTTGTCACCCTAGAGGCTGCAAAATATGGTGAGAGCGTTAACCGCACTGGAGACGGTAAAGACATTTGGGTATTTGACATCGACGAAACTACATTATCCAATGTACCTTACTACGCTAAACATGGATTCGG GGTTCAACCATATAACGACACAGCCTTCAATGCATGGGTTGATACCGGCAAAGCTCCAGCCTTGCCGGAAAGTCTTACATTATACAACAGAATACTTTCGTTAGGCTTCAAAGTTGTATTTTTAACTGGAAGAGCAGAAATGCGTAGGGAAATTACTAGGAAAAACCTTCGTGCAGCTGGATACAAAAACTGGGAGAAGCTTCTTTTAAG GCAACCATTAGATGCACATAAATCAGCAGTTGTGTTTAAATCTCAACAAAGGGCAAAGCTCGTGCAACAAGGATATAGAATCCAAGGAAACATTGGAGATCAATGGAGTGATATTTTGGGAACCGACATCGGTAGCAGAACGTTCAAATTGCCCGACCCTGTTTACTATATTAGTTAG